A part of Pungitius pungitius chromosome 15, fPunPun2.1, whole genome shotgun sequence genomic DNA contains:
- the kdm4ab gene encoding lysine-specific demethylase 4A isoform X2 has protein sequence MPLTALSINYEVFTTQRNTVLVNREAVELPLTATMASGVISQNNGSKGIMTFYPTPEEFKNFSRYIAYVESQGAHKAGLAKIVPPKEWKPRSSYDDIDDLVIPAPIQQVVTGQSGLFTQYNIQKKSMTVREFRKMANSDKFCSPHYDDFEELERKYWKNVTFNPPIYGADVNGSLYGPDVKEWNICHLDTILDTVERESGITIEGVNTPYLYFGMWKTTFAWHTEDMDLYSINYLHFGEPKSWYCVPPEHGKRLERLAKGFFPGSSQNCEAFLRHKMTLLSPSILKKYGIPFEKITQEAGEFMVTFPYAYHAGFNHGFNCAESTNFATERWIEYGKQAVLCSCRRDMVKISMDVFVKKFQPDRYEQWLAGRDVSPIDHTRPTPEAKEFLGESFTAAASCGDDGERKSTQRIETKRHRVCLEVPDEVVPKDEDEDGAQQYGKRPRLILIPPRTTAQDGKRNKGPPKLVVTPNKLTLLDPFHRSLTQSNCDVGRPPHYTKTRAPAISAQSQPRNRYLSVSATPSWTEATAQPARKMGVASLLFHKTLSSKDALQVHSYTMEKQQQQQHSHTQLQVHSYAQEHQPRHLQHKSCTSSHAQVQPSPQTESKTRLTIGAPNQSETEVFVELGQKEEKPEITMPAEAQAEVRKPESEPTRYSAAAWTEKHLETSRTTIDTSTKRQSNQSPLVDRGIVVLNETIPIEKPICDEVEVIPHNHVSEEQSYCMSVVEKQQQQPQLCKLPRHHPLIREVHSDNEEFMDEEFEQEEKEEWAKPLTQLWQCRPYNPEVEREYNKSLAQQEPYCSICLLFYTYHQSESSSGSSSVTLVNRPGGRQWSKPLIPEMCFNTQSSRTNDNGEGQLSNPHVAEDGTSRLVSCAQCCVRVHTSCYGVPGDESELDDWLCSRCEADATTEDCCLCSLRGGALQRANNDKWVHVLCAITVLEARFVNVAERGPVDLSAIPLPRFKLKCAYCRKRMKREVKGCCVQCSHGRCSTAFHPTCAQAAGIVMNPDDWPFTVFITCHRHKVPGIPERNKAPMRELAVGQRVICKYKNGRYYHSEVVELTTATFYEVVFDDGSYSNNLFPEDIENRDCARLGPPTEGDAVQVRWTDGLIYGAKFLASHSIPMYLVEFEDGSQITVKREDIYTLEENLPKRVKSRMSVASDMRFELFSQSNVKQNSKRQRVINSRYREDYIEPVIYRAIME, from the exons atGCCGCTAACTGCTCTTTCTATTAATTACGAGGTATTTACAACGCAAAGGAATACAGTCTTAGTCAACAGAGAGGCGGTG GAGCTGCCATTGACAGCCACCATGGCGTCGGGTGTGATTTCCCAAAACAATGGTTCCAAGGGGATCATGACTTTTTACCCCACCCCGGAGGAATTCAAGAACTTCAGCCGCTACATTGCCTATGTGGAGTCCCAAGGAGCACACAAAGCAGGCCTGGCAAAA ATTGTTCCACCAAAAGAATGGAAGCCCAGAAGCTCTTATGACGATATAGACGATTTGGTGATCCCCGCACCCATCCAGCAGGTTGTGACGGGCCAGTCGGGCCTTTTCACACAATACAACATTCAGAAGAAGTCCATGACTGTGAGAGAGTTTCGCAAGATGGCCAACAGTGACAA gtTCTGTAGTCCACATTATGATGACTTTGAAGAGCTGGAAAGAAAGTATTGGAAGAATGTGACATTTAACCCTCCCATATACGGGGCCGATGTGAATGGATCTCTATATGGCCCC GACGTCAAAGAATGGAACATTTGCCACCTGGACACTATTTTGGATACAGTGGAACGTGAAAGCGGAATCACTATTGAGGGTGTTAATACACCCTACTTGTATTTTGGCATGTGGAAGACCACCTTTGCATGGCACACTGAGGACATGGACCTCTACAGTATCAACTACTTGCATTTTGGAGAGCCCAAATCATG GTACTGTGTTCCTCCAGAGCATGGGAAACGATTGGAGCGCTTGGCTAAAG GGTTCTTTCCTGGTAGTTCTCAAAATTGTGAGGCCTTTTTAAGGCACAAGATGACACTCCTCTCTCCATCAATACTTAAGAAGTATGGCATTCCGTTTGAAAAG ATTACTCAGGAGGCCGGTGAGTTCATGGTGACTTTCCCCTATGCCTATCATGCTGGTTTCAACCACGGTTTCAACTGTGCAGAATCCACCAACTTTGCCACTGAGAGGTGGATCGAGTACGGGAAGCAAGCTGTTTTG TGCTCATGCCGTAGAGACATGGTGAAAATTTCTATGGATGTATTTGTAAAGAAGTTCCAGCCAGATCGCTATGAGCAGTGGCTGGCGGGGCGAGATGTGTCACCTATTGACCACACGCGGCCCACCCCAGAAGCAAAGGAGTTCTTGGGAGAGTCCTTTACCGCCGCGGCGAGTTGTGGGGATGATGGCGAGCGTAAGAG CACACAGAGGatagagacaaagagacacagagtcTGTCTGGAGGTGCCCGACGAGGTTGTTCccaaagatgaagatgaggacgGTGCACAGCAGTATGGGAAGCGTCCCAGGCTAATCCTCATACCTCCACGTACTACGGCACAAGATGGCAAGAGAAATAAAG GGCCACCAAAGTTGGTTGTCACGCCAAACAAGCTCACCCTATTGGATCCATTTCACAGAAGCCTAACCCAAAGTAACTGTGATGTAGGCCGCCCTCCACATTATACCAAGACGCGCGCACCTGCCATCTCAGCGCAGTCCCAGCCCAGAAACCGATATTTATCCGTTTCAGCAACACCTTCCTGGACCGAAGCCACTGCTCAGCCTGCCCGTAAAATGGGGGTGGCCAGCCTGCTCTTCCACAAAACTTTGAGTTCAAAAGATGCTCTTCAGGTGCACAGCTACACtatggagaagcagcagcagcagcagcattctcacacacagctgcaggtgCACAGCTATGCTCAAGAGCATCAACCCCGTCACCTGCAGCACAAAAGCTGTACCTCATCACACGCACAGGTTCAGCCCTCGCCACAGACAGAATCCAAGACTAGGCTCACCATCGGAGCACCAAATCAGTCGGAGACAGAGGTTTTCGTAGAGCTGggacaaaaggaggagaaaccGGAAATAACAATGCCCGCAGAGGCTCAAGCTGAAGTAAGGAAGCCAGAATCTGAGCCAACGAGGTACTCTGCTGCCGCGTGGACAGAAAAGCATCTCGAGACAAGCAGAACAACGATTGACACGTCCACCAAGAGACAG AGTAACCAGTCCCCCCTCGTGGATCGTGGCATTGTCGTCCTGAATGAGACCATTCCTATCGAGAAACCAATCTGTGACGAGGTGGAGGTAATCCCTCACAATCAC GTGTCAGAAGAGCAATCCTACTGCATGTCAGTGGTGGagaagcagcaacagcagccccaGCTGTGCAAGCTGCCTCGCCACCACCCTCTAATCAGGGAGGTGCACAGCGACAATG AAGAGTTCATGGATGAGGAGTTTGagcaagaggagaaagaggagtggGCAAAGCCATTAACACAGCTGTGGCAGTGTCGCCCGTATAACCCTGAGGTAGAGCGAGAGTACAACAAGAGCCTGGCCCAGCAGGAACCCTACTGCTCCATCTGCCTGCTCTTCTACACCTACCATCAg TCTGAATCCAGTAGTGGGAGTTCCAGCGTGACGTTGGTGAACCGTCCAGGCGGACGCCAGTGGTCCAAGCCACTCATCCCTGAAATGTGTTTCAACACCCAATCCAGCAGGACGAATGACAACGGCGAGGGGCAGCTGTCTAACCCTCATGTAGCAGAGGACGGCACCAGCCGGCTGGTCAGCTGTGCTCAGTGCTGCGTCCGCGTGCATACAA GTTGCTATGGGGTACCTGGGGATGAAAGTGAACTTGATGACTGGCTGTGCAGCCGTTGTGAGGCTGATGCCACCACAGAG GACTGCTGTCTGTGTTCCTTGAGGGGGGGAGCTCTGCAGAGAGCTAACAATGACAA GTGGGTTCATGTGTTGTGTGCCATCACTGTGCTGGAAGCTCGCTTTGTGAATGTTGCTGAGCGAGGCCCAGTGGACCTCTCTGCCATCCCACTGCCTCGGTTCAAACTG AAGTGTGCATACTGCAGGAAACGGATGAAGCGGGAGGTGAAGGGCTGCTGTGTCCAGTGCTCCCACGGCCGCTGCTCAACGGCATTTCACCCAACCTGCGCTCAGGCAGCAGGAATAGTCATGAACCCAGATGACTGGCCCTTCACCGTCTTCATCACCTGCCACAGACACAAAGTGCCCGGCATACCAGAG CGCAACAAGGCGCCGATGCGTGAGCTGGCAGTCGGGCAGAGGGTGATCTGCAAATACAAAAATGGCCGGTACTACCACagcgaggtggtggagctgacCACCGCCACCTTCTACGAGGTTGTGTTCGACGATGGCTCCTACAGCAACAACCTCTTCCCAGAGGACATTGAG AACCGGGACTGCGCCCGGCTCGGTCCCCCCACTGAAGGCGATGCAGTTCAAGTGCGATGGACAGACGGGTTGATATATGGAGCAAAGTTTTTGGCGTCGCACTCCATCCCCATGTATCTG GTGGAGTTTGAGGATGGATCCCAAATCACTGTCAAGCGAGAAGACATCTACACTCTAGAGGAGAACCTTCCCAAGCGGGTCAAGTCCCGAATG TCGGTGGCGTCAGACATGCGCTTTGAGCTCTTCTCTCAGAGCAACGTCAAACAGAACTCCAAAAGGCAACGGGTCATCAACTCTCGCTACAGGGAGGACTACATCGAGCCGGTCATTTACCGAGCCATCATGGAGTGA